The following are encoded in a window of Bradyrhizobium sp. WBOS07 genomic DNA:
- a CDS encoding acyl carrier protein encodes MSSTFDQVATIIAETCDIPRDTITPDSHAIDDLGIDSLDFLDIAFAIDKQFGIKLPLEKWTQEVNDGKATTEQYFVLKNLCARIDELVAAKGASA; translated from the coding sequence ATGTCCTCCACATTCGATCAGGTCGCCACGATCATCGCTGAAACCTGCGACATCCCACGCGACACGATCACGCCGGATAGCCATGCCATCGATGACCTCGGCATCGACAGCCTCGATTTCCTGGACATCGCGTTCGCGATCGACAAGCAGTTCGGTATCAAGCTGCCGCTGGAAAAGTGGACCCAGGAGGTCAACGACGGCAAGGCGACCACCGAGCAGTATTTCGTGCTGAAGAACCTGTGCGCCCGCATCGACGAACTGGTTGCGGCCAAGGGCGCGAGCGCGTAA
- a CDS encoding potassium transporter Kup, with product MTSDVAISAPETVAANGHGDAHTTAGFGALTLGSIGVVYGDIGTSPLYAFREAVMAASGAEGLPTPAAVLGVLSLILWALIVVVTLKYVVILLRADNNGEGGTLALMALAQRAVGTRGATIVLLGIISGALFYGDAVITPALSVLSAIEGMKDVTLRFEPYIVPLTVVILVCLFAVQSRGTARVAAFFGPIMCVWFAVIAAAAIHPIIQQPQVLLALNPLYAVSFMLHHGIIGFVTLGAVFLAVTGAEALYADLGHFGKRPIQIAWLSIVLPSLALNYLGQGALVLSDPGAIVSPFFQLFPQGFFRGCMVVLATMATVIASQAVITGAYSLTRQAIQLGLLPRFEIRHTSEAHSGQIFIPRINQLLLVAVVLLVLLFRSSSALASAYGISVTGTMVVTAMMGFVVVWKGWRWKPLAAAALIAPFLLLDLTFLSANLLKVLEGGWVPLALGALMIVVMYTWRRGSRLLFEKSRKLEFPLAELVAMLEKRPPQRVPGTAVFLTSDPLSAPTALMHSLKHYKVLHEKNVILTIETAQTPRIDPSERVKLEQISPTFSKVTLRFGFMESPNVPKALAIARKLGWQFDIMSTSFFLSRRALKPAAHSGMPRWQDRLFISLSRSANDATDYFQIPSGRVVEVGTQVAI from the coding sequence ATGACAAGTGATGTAGCGATTTCCGCCCCGGAAACGGTGGCGGCCAATGGGCATGGCGATGCCCATACAACCGCCGGTTTCGGGGCGCTGACGCTCGGCAGCATCGGGGTGGTCTATGGCGATATCGGCACCAGTCCGCTCTACGCCTTCCGCGAGGCGGTGATGGCCGCCTCGGGCGCAGAGGGGCTGCCGACGCCGGCTGCGGTGCTTGGCGTGCTCTCCCTGATCCTGTGGGCGCTGATCGTCGTGGTGACGCTCAAATACGTCGTGATCCTGCTCCGGGCCGATAACAACGGTGAGGGCGGCACGCTGGCGTTGATGGCGCTGGCCCAGCGCGCGGTCGGCACCCGCGGGGCGACCATCGTGCTGCTCGGCATCATCTCCGGCGCGCTGTTCTACGGCGACGCGGTGATCACGCCGGCGCTCTCGGTGCTGTCGGCAATCGAGGGCATGAAGGACGTCACGCTCAGGTTCGAGCCCTATATCGTGCCGCTGACGGTGGTGATCCTGGTCTGCCTGTTTGCCGTGCAGTCGCGCGGCACCGCCCGCGTCGCCGCCTTCTTCGGCCCGATCATGTGCGTCTGGTTCGCCGTCATCGCGGCGGCGGCAATCCATCCGATCATCCAGCAGCCGCAGGTTCTGCTGGCTCTGAACCCGCTCTACGCCGTGTCCTTCATGCTCCACCACGGCATCATCGGCTTCGTGACTCTGGGCGCGGTGTTCCTGGCAGTTACCGGCGCGGAGGCGCTCTATGCCGATCTCGGCCATTTCGGCAAACGGCCTATCCAGATTGCCTGGCTGTCGATCGTGCTGCCCTCGCTGGCGCTGAACTATCTGGGGCAGGGCGCGCTCGTGCTCAGCGACCCCGGCGCGATCGTGAGCCCGTTCTTCCAGCTGTTTCCGCAAGGCTTCTTCCGCGGCTGCATGGTCGTGCTCGCCACCATGGCGACCGTCATCGCCAGCCAAGCGGTCATCACCGGCGCCTATTCGCTGACGCGCCAGGCGATCCAGCTCGGCCTGCTGCCGCGCTTCGAAATTCGCCATACGTCTGAAGCCCATTCCGGCCAGATCTTCATCCCGCGCATCAACCAGCTGCTGCTGGTCGCGGTGGTGCTGCTGGTGCTGCTGTTCCGCTCCTCGAGCGCACTGGCTTCGGCCTACGGCATCTCCGTCACCGGGACCATGGTGGTCACGGCGATGATGGGCTTCGTCGTGGTCTGGAAGGGCTGGCGCTGGAAGCCGCTGGCGGCCGCGGCGCTGATCGCCCCGTTCCTGCTTCTCGATCTGACCTTCCTGAGCGCGAACCTGCTCAAGGTGCTCGAGGGCGGCTGGGTGCCGCTGGCGCTCGGCGCGCTCATGATCGTCGTGATGTACACTTGGCGGCGCGGGAGCCGGCTCCTGTTCGAGAAGTCGCGCAAGCTCGAGTTCCCGCTCGCCGAGCTCGTCGCCATGCTGGAGAAGCGGCCGCCGCAGCGCGTGCCCGGCACCGCCGTGTTCCTGACCTCGGATCCCCTGAGCGCGCCGACGGCGCTGATGCACAGCCTGAAGCACTACAAGGTGCTGCACGAGAAGAACGTCATTCTCACCATCGAGACGGCGCAGACCCCCCGCATCGATCCGTCCGAGCGGGTCAAGCTGGAGCAGATCTCACCGACCTTCTCCAAGGTGACGCTCAGGTTCGGCTTCATGGAATCGCCCAACGTGCCGAAGGCGCTGGCGATCGCCCGCAAGCTCGGCTGGCAGTTCGACATCATGTCGACCTCGTTCTTCCTGTCGCGAAGGGCGCTGAAGCCCGCAGCTCATTCGGGCATGCCGCGCTGGCAGGACCGGCTGTTCATCTCGCTCAGCCGCTCCGCCAACGACGCCACGGACTATTTCCAGATCCCGAGCGGCCGCGTGGTCGAAGTCGGCACCCAGGTGGCGATCTAG
- a CDS encoding rhodanese-like domain-containing protein, which yields MANQVQDLTPDEVSKGVAEGRYLLVDVREPNEVQVEAYPYGVVVPLSTFDPKAIPDPQGKQVVFACRSGKRSVTASLAAQAAGLPYDKHLAGGMLGWKAAGLPSKAGG from the coding sequence GTGGCAAACCAGGTACAGGATCTGACCCCGGACGAGGTCTCCAAAGGTGTCGCGGAAGGACGCTATCTGCTGGTCGACGTTCGCGAGCCGAACGAGGTCCAGGTCGAGGCCTATCCTTACGGCGTCGTCGTCCCGCTCTCGACCTTCGATCCCAAGGCGATTCCCGATCCCCAGGGCAAGCAGGTCGTGTTCGCCTGCCGCTCGGGCAAACGCTCGGTGACGGCCTCGCTCGCGGCGCAGGCGGCGGGCCTGCCTTACGACAAGCATCTGGCCGGCGGCATGCTGGGCTGGAAGGCGGCTGGTCTTCCCAGCAAGGCCGGCGGTTGA
- a CDS encoding beta-ketoacyl-ACP synthase, which produces MIDTASKPSQTEVWITGIGLATSLGEGLDANWAALSEKRINVDEKGFAPYIVHPLMPVSFDSQIPKKGDQRQMEAWQRIGTYAAGLALDSAGIKGNKDILSKIDMVVAAGGGERDLNVDTGVLTAEAKGANAPGFLNERLMSDLRPTLFLAQLSNLLAGNIAIVHGLGGTSRTFMGEEVAGADAARIALARIASGESDIALVGGSHNGERKDLMVLYEFGDFNLKDKFAPVWARKDHAGFALGSAGAFLVLESKAHAQARGAKPFARLSSVVADLARRKQPGDMAATLEQLWAKLPKREGKGAIITGATGAEPATSEERGFLKAHAEFPVRSTGTMFGHTMETQFPLGIALAALSISRGALFPPNDSTGTEIEMQGAPTQIVVVGAGHWRGEGMALVEAVD; this is translated from the coding sequence ATGATTGACACTGCTTCGAAGCCCAGCCAGACCGAGGTCTGGATCACCGGCATTGGCCTTGCCACCTCGCTCGGCGAAGGCCTGGACGCCAATTGGGCCGCGCTTTCCGAGAAGCGCATCAACGTCGACGAGAAGGGCTTTGCGCCCTACATCGTGCATCCCCTGATGCCTGTCAGCTTCGACAGCCAGATCCCGAAGAAGGGCGACCAGCGCCAGATGGAAGCCTGGCAGCGCATTGGCACCTATGCCGCCGGCCTTGCGCTCGATTCCGCCGGGATCAAGGGCAACAAGGACATCCTGTCGAAGATCGACATGGTGGTGGCCGCCGGCGGCGGCGAGCGCGACCTCAACGTCGACACCGGCGTGCTGACGGCCGAGGCCAAGGGGGCGAACGCGCCCGGCTTCCTCAACGAACGGCTGATGAGCGATCTGCGGCCGACCTTGTTCCTGGCGCAGCTCTCCAATCTGCTCGCCGGCAACATCGCCATCGTGCACGGTCTTGGCGGCACCTCGCGCACCTTCATGGGCGAAGAGGTTGCGGGGGCCGATGCCGCCCGCATTGCGCTGGCGCGCATCGCCTCGGGCGAGAGCGACATTGCCCTGGTCGGCGGCTCGCATAACGGCGAGCGCAAGGACCTGATGGTCCTCTACGAATTCGGCGACTTCAATTTGAAAGACAAGTTTGCACCGGTGTGGGCGCGCAAGGACCACGCCGGCTTCGCGCTCGGCTCGGCCGGCGCGTTCCTGGTGCTGGAATCGAAAGCCCACGCGCAAGCGCGCGGCGCAAAGCCGTTCGCAAGACTGTCGAGCGTCGTCGCCGACCTCGCCCGGCGCAAGCAGCCCGGCGACATGGCCGCGACGCTGGAGCAGCTTTGGGCCAAGCTGCCCAAGCGCGAGGGCAAGGGCGCGATCATCACGGGCGCGACCGGTGCGGAGCCGGCGACGAGCGAAGAGCGCGGCTTCCTGAAGGCTCACGCCGAATTCCCGGTGCGTTCGACCGGCACGATGTTCGGCCACACCATGGAGACGCAATTCCCGCTCGGCATCGCACTCGCCGCGCTGTCGATCTCGCGTGGTGCGCTGTTCCCGCCGAACGATTCCACCGGCACCGAGATTGAAATGCAGGGAGCGCCCACCCAGATTGTGGTGGTGGGAGCCGGACACTGGCGCGGCGAAGGCATGGCGCTGGTCGAGGCAGTAGACTAG
- a CDS encoding 3-hydroxyacyl-ACP dehydratase FabZ family protein: MQLEYFHMIDRIVDLKVDEKTIVVEAQVPKESTIFEGHFPGYPLMPGVLLIESMAQASGWLQLGVFKFERMPILAAVKEAKVRGSVFPGDLMSIEASLTYEGSGYAMTEAKIRVGGKLRANSALTFTLIPFPNADMRGYMAKVAERVGFPQQAVSP; this comes from the coding sequence ATGCAACTCGAATACTTCCACATGATCGATCGCATCGTCGACCTCAAGGTCGACGAGAAGACGATCGTCGTCGAAGCCCAGGTCCCCAAGGAGAGCACCATCTTCGAGGGGCACTTTCCGGGTTACCCCTTGATGCCCGGCGTGCTCCTGATCGAATCGATGGCGCAGGCCTCCGGCTGGCTCCAGCTCGGCGTGTTCAAGTTCGAGCGCATGCCGATTCTTGCCGCCGTGAAGGAGGCCAAGGTGCGCGGCTCGGTCTTCCCCGGGGATCTCATGAGCATCGAGGCGAGCCTCACCTATGAAGGCTCCGGCTATGCCATGACCGAAGCCAAGATCAGGGTCGGCGGCAAGCTGCGCGCGAATTCGGCGCTGACCTTCACGCTGATCCCCTTCCCCAATGCGGATATGCGCGGATACATGGCGAAAGTCGCCGAGCGTGTCGGCTTTCCGCAACAGGCCGTATCGCCATGA
- a CDS encoding aminotransferase translates to MSKSSSLNKVFADLPVTIFEAMSQAARDNDAINLGQGFPDDPGPEDIRRAAAEASLNGYNQYPSMMGLPELRQAIATHYGHWHGLKLDPMSEVMVTSGGTEALTSAILAVVQPGDEVVCFQPVYDSYLPIIRQAGGIPRLVRLEPPHWRLNEDMLKSVFNSKTKAVLFNNPLNPSAVVYPREDLELLARYCQEFDVIAICDEVWEHVTFDEHKHIPLITIPGMRERTIKVGSAGKIFSLTGWKIGFVCAAPPLLRVAAKVHQFLTFTTAPNLQAAVAYGLGKSDDYFLSMRKDLTRSRDRLTRGLESLGFPVLKSQGTYFLTVDLSPLGLNESDTEFCWRIVKDYKVAAIPVSAFYEQDPVTSVVRFCFAKKDQTLDTALERLSDAVRGRKR, encoded by the coding sequence ATGTCCAAGAGCTCCTCGCTGAACAAGGTCTTCGCCGACCTTCCCGTCACCATCTTCGAGGCGATGTCGCAGGCCGCCCGCGACAACGACGCGATCAATCTCGGCCAGGGCTTTCCTGACGATCCCGGCCCGGAGGACATCCGCCGCGCCGCGGCCGAGGCCTCGCTGAATGGCTACAACCAGTACCCGTCGATGATGGGCCTGCCGGAGCTGCGCCAGGCGATTGCGACCCATTACGGCCATTGGCACGGCCTCAAGCTCGATCCGATGAGCGAGGTGATGGTCACCTCCGGCGGCACCGAGGCGCTGACCTCGGCCATCCTCGCGGTGGTCCAGCCCGGCGACGAGGTGGTGTGCTTCCAGCCGGTCTATGATTCCTATCTGCCGATCATCCGGCAGGCTGGCGGCATTCCGCGCCTCGTCCGGCTCGAGCCGCCGCATTGGCGGCTGAATGAGGACATGCTGAAAAGCGTCTTCAATTCAAAGACCAAGGCGGTGCTGTTCAACAACCCTTTGAATCCGTCCGCGGTGGTCTATCCGCGCGAGGACCTCGAGCTGCTGGCGCGCTACTGCCAGGAGTTCGACGTCATCGCGATCTGCGACGAGGTCTGGGAGCACGTCACCTTCGACGAGCACAAGCACATCCCGCTGATCACAATCCCGGGCATGCGCGAGCGCACCATCAAGGTCGGCTCGGCCGGCAAGATCTTCTCGCTGACCGGCTGGAAGATCGGCTTCGTCTGCGCCGCGCCGCCGCTGTTGCGCGTCGCCGCCAAGGTGCACCAGTTCCTGACCTTCACCACCGCGCCGAACCTGCAGGCCGCCGTGGCCTACGGTCTCGGCAAGTCCGATGACTACTTCCTGTCGATGCGCAAGGATCTGACGCGGAGCAGGGACCGCCTGACCAGGGGGTTGGAGAGCCTCGGCTTCCCCGTACTGAAGTCGCAGGGCACCTATTTCCTCACCGTGGACCTGTCGCCGCTCGGGCTCAACGAGAGCGACACCGAGTTCTGCTGGCGCATCGTGAAGGACTACAAGGTCGCGGCGATCCCGGTATCGGCGTTCTACGAGCAGGACCCGGTAACCTCCGTGGTGCGCTTCTGCTTCGCCAAGAAGGACCAGACGCTGGACACCGCCCTGGAACGGCTGTCTGACGCGGTGCGCGGGCGCAAGAGGTAG
- a CDS encoding lipid A biosynthesis lauroyl acyltransferase encodes MARLTASTKARAREAAKSIGGSLIGAATVGMLRTTRYFDPVKTSDFFARVVKTIGPRLREHRIGRANLAAAFPEKSPEEIERILMGVWDNLGRVGAEFAHMDRVWDYDRAHPEKSRIELTQSSIERFDRIRDDGKPALIFAAHLANWELPALAAVAHGLDAAILYRRPNIASADRIIQEMRQVNMGTLIPAGRDAPLRLAQALKDGKHVAMLIDQYLTGGVEVTFFGRKTRANPMLARLLRQVECPIHGVRIIRLPGGRFRGEISEEIPPVRDAEGKIDIQGTTQAITSVVESWVREHPEQWLWLHRRWR; translated from the coding sequence ATGGCGCGACTGACTGCGAGCACGAAGGCCCGCGCGCGAGAGGCTGCCAAATCGATCGGCGGCAGCCTGATCGGCGCCGCCACGGTCGGCATGCTGCGCACCACGCGCTATTTCGACCCGGTCAAGACTTCAGACTTCTTCGCACGCGTCGTGAAGACGATCGGCCCGCGCCTGCGCGAGCACCGCATCGGCCGTGCCAATCTCGCTGCGGCCTTTCCCGAGAAGTCGCCGGAGGAGATCGAGCGGATCCTGATGGGCGTGTGGGACAATCTCGGCCGCGTCGGCGCCGAGTTCGCCCATATGGACCGTGTTTGGGATTACGACCGTGCCCATCCGGAGAAGAGCCGGATCGAACTGACCCAGAGCAGCATCGAACGGTTCGACCGCATCCGCGACGACGGCAAGCCGGCCCTGATCTTCGCCGCACACCTGGCCAATTGGGAATTGCCGGCGCTCGCGGCAGTCGCGCACGGGCTGGACGCTGCGATCCTCTACCGCCGCCCCAACATCGCCTCCGCCGACCGCATCATCCAGGAGATGCGCCAGGTCAACATGGGCACGCTGATCCCCGCCGGCCGCGACGCGCCGCTGCGGCTCGCGCAGGCGCTGAAGGACGGCAAGCACGTCGCCATGCTGATCGACCAATACCTAACCGGCGGCGTCGAGGTCACCTTCTTCGGCCGCAAGACCCGCGCCAATCCGATGCTGGCGCGCCTCTTGCGCCAGGTCGAATGCCCGATCCACGGCGTGCGCATCATCCGCCTGCCCGGTGGCCGCTTCCGCGGCGAGATCAGCGAAGAGATCCCGCCGGTGCGCGACGCCGAGGGCAAGATCGACATCCAGGGCACGACCCAGGCGATCACGAGCGTGGTGGAAAGCTGGGTGCGCGAACATCCCGAGCAATGGCTGTGGCTGCATCGCAGGTGGCGGTAG
- a CDS encoding polyamine ABC transporter substrate-binding protein, translated as MTRGSRSGAGLAIAAALTLLAAPACAAERVVNFYNWSNYMAPDVLEAFTKETGIKVVYDTFDANETLETRLMAGKSGYDVVVPTAYFLQRQIKANIFQKLDKAKLPNLANAWPMVTKHLATYDPGNVYAANYMWGTTGIGYNVAKVKQILGADAKIDSWDIVFKPENLARFKDCGVHMLDSADDIFPAALSWLGLDPNSTKQADLEKAADAVAKVRPSVRKFHSSEYLSALATGEICFVVGWSGDIMQARARAAEAKKDGSSGIEIGYAIPKEGAQMFFDNLAIPADAKNVNEAHELINYLYRPDVAAKNSDFLSYASGNLASQKLVDPKILNDKNIYPDEATLSKLFVITAREPATQRIINRLWTRVKTGR; from the coding sequence ATGACGAGGGGCAGCCGCTCGGGAGCTGGTCTTGCGATCGCCGCAGCGCTGACGTTGCTTGCCGCCCCGGCTTGTGCCGCCGAGCGGGTCGTCAATTTCTACAACTGGTCCAATTACATGGCGCCTGATGTCCTGGAGGCCTTCACCAAGGAGACCGGGATCAAGGTCGTCTACGACACCTTCGATGCCAACGAGACGCTGGAGACGCGCCTGATGGCCGGCAAGTCCGGCTACGACGTCGTGGTGCCCACGGCCTATTTCCTGCAGCGCCAGATCAAGGCCAACATCTTCCAGAAGCTCGACAAGGCGAAGCTGCCGAACCTTGCGAATGCCTGGCCGATGGTGACCAAGCATCTGGCGACCTACGATCCCGGCAACGTCTATGCCGCAAACTACATGTGGGGCACGACCGGCATCGGCTACAACGTTGCCAAGGTGAAGCAGATCCTCGGGGCCGATGCCAAGATCGACAGCTGGGACATCGTCTTCAAGCCGGAGAACCTGGCAAGGTTCAAAGATTGCGGCGTGCACATGCTCGATTCCGCCGACGACATCTTTCCGGCGGCGCTGAGCTGGCTCGGGCTCGATCCCAACTCGACCAAGCAGGCCGACCTGGAGAAAGCCGCCGATGCCGTCGCCAAGGTCCGTCCGTCCGTCCGCAAGTTCCACTCATCCGAATATTTGAGCGCGCTCGCCACCGGCGAGATCTGTTTCGTGGTCGGCTGGTCCGGCGACATCATGCAGGCCCGCGCCCGCGCCGCCGAAGCCAAGAAAGACGGCAGCAGCGGCATCGAGATCGGCTACGCCATTCCGAAGGAGGGCGCGCAGATGTTCTTCGACAATCTGGCCATCCCCGCCGACGCCAAGAACGTCAACGAAGCCCACGAGCTGATCAACTATCTGTACCGCCCAGACGTCGCCGCCAAGAACTCGGACTTCCTGTCCTACGCCAGCGGCAACCTCGCCAGCCAGAAGCTGGTCGATCCGAAGATCCTGAACGACAAGAACATCTATCCGGACGAGGCAACGCTTTCAAAGCTGTTCGTCATCACGGCGCGGGAGCCGGCGACGCAGCGGATCATCAACCGGCTCTGGACCAGGGTGAAGACGGGGCGGTAG
- a CDS encoding beta-ketoacyl-ACP synthase — MTAPRDKLGRPVVVVTGMGIMTSLGAGKADNWAKLVAGESGIRTITRFPVDGLKTTMAGTVDFVSVEPFSSTGLSERMAELVTQEALDQAGIGAKADFPGPLFLAVAPVEVEWPQRRELGRAVGKPDFNYDDLLRISGGGKYAAYHHRFMFGSVAAHLAETFGTKGSPISLSTACASGATSIQLGVEAIRRGETDAALCVATDGTVNPEAMVRFSLLSALSTQNDPPQAASRPFSKNRDGFVMAEGAGALVLESYEAATARGAKILGVIAGCGELTDSFHRTRSSPDGKPIIGCMNKTLADAGMTPDQIDHINAHGTATPENDKMEYNTTSAVFGELLQKIPVTSNKSMVGHTISAAGAVEAIFSLLTLEHQRIPPTINYDTPDPTILFDVVGNRARDARVTAVMSNSFGFGGQNASLILTREPA, encoded by the coding sequence ATGACTGCACCACGCGACAAACTCGGGCGCCCCGTCGTCGTCGTCACCGGCATGGGGATCATGACCTCGCTCGGTGCCGGCAAGGCCGACAATTGGGCGAAGCTCGTCGCCGGCGAATCCGGCATCCGCACCATCACCCGCTTTCCGGTCGACGGTCTGAAGACCACGATGGCCGGCACTGTCGATTTCGTCAGCGTCGAGCCGTTCTCGTCCACCGGCCTGTCCGAACGCATGGCTGAGCTCGTCACGCAGGAGGCCCTCGATCAGGCCGGCATTGGCGCCAAGGCCGATTTCCCGGGTCCCCTCTTCCTCGCGGTCGCGCCGGTCGAGGTGGAATGGCCGCAGCGCCGCGAGCTCGGTCGCGCCGTCGGCAAGCCCGACTTCAACTATGACGATCTGCTGCGCATCTCCGGCGGCGGCAAGTACGCCGCTTATCATCACCGTTTCATGTTCGGCTCGGTCGCAGCGCACCTCGCCGAGACCTTCGGCACCAAGGGCTCGCCGATCTCGCTGTCGACGGCCTGTGCCTCCGGCGCGACCTCGATCCAGCTCGGCGTCGAGGCGATCCGCCGCGGCGAGACCGACGCTGCGCTGTGCGTCGCGACCGACGGCACGGTCAATCCGGAGGCGATGGTCCGGTTCTCGCTGCTCTCGGCCCTGTCGACCCAGAACGATCCGCCGCAGGCAGCCTCCCGCCCCTTCTCCAAGAACCGCGACGGCTTCGTGATGGCAGAAGGCGCCGGCGCGCTGGTGCTCGAAAGCTACGAAGCCGCCACCGCGCGTGGCGCAAAGATCCTCGGCGTGATCGCCGGCTGCGGGGAGCTTACCGATTCCTTCCATCGCACCCGCTCCTCGCCCGACGGCAAGCCGATCATCGGCTGCATGAACAAGACGCTGGCCGACGCCGGCATGACGCCGGACCAGATCGACCACATCAACGCGCACGGCACCGCAACGCCCGAGAACGACAAGATGGAGTACAACACGACATCGGCCGTGTTCGGCGAGCTCCTGCAGAAGATTCCGGTCACCTCCAACAAGTCGATGGTTGGCCACACCATCTCGGCCGCCGGTGCGGTCGAGGCGATCTTCTCGCTGCTCACGCTCGAGCATCAGCGCATTCCGCCGACGATCAACTACGACACACCGGATCCCACCATCCTGTTCGACGTCGTCGGTAACAGGGCGCGCGATGCCCGCGTCACCGCCGTGATGTCGAACTCGTTCGGCTTCGGCGGCCAGAACGCCTCGCTGATCCTGACCCGCGAACCGGCCTGA